ACTCTTTAAAAATAGAAGACATATCAACTCCAGTTTAATTTGAAATCAAACTAAACTGTTAAAAATGAAATAGCAAACTAATTTTTATGAGTATGAGGTCATGAAAATAGAAAATACTCCAATATTCTGAAAAAAAAAAGCCTGTTTTTAGGGAACAGGCTTTTGATAATAAGTTTCGAAAAAATCAGAATTTCTTACCAACACTATTAACAAGTTTAGCATAATCTATCATGTAATTATATCTAGCTTCAATTTTTTTGTATTTTGCACTAATATAATCATTTACTGCCTTAATTTGATCAGTAATTGTCTTATTGCCAAGCCTAAACATTTCATTGGCAAGATCTAGATTTTCTTTTGCAAGTTCTACGTGTTTATCAATACTTTCTAAATTTTCCTTTTGAAGCATCAACTCTAAATATGAATTAATAACTTCATTTTTTGCTTTACTAATCACCTGCTGATGAGCGACTTCAGATTTCTTCAATGCTACAGCTTTCATATCTTTTTTATTAAAATCGCTATAACTTAAATCCCATCTCAATCCAATTGAAGCAGTAGTACCATATGAATTGGTATTTTCCTCAGTATCCATATCATAAGTATCACCATAGTTTAAACCAAGCGAACCATTTAATCCTGGTAAATAGCCGTGATATTCAGATTTTAAGCTTAAATTAGACTGCTCTAGATTTATTGATGAGTTCTTTATATCAATCCTATTTTCCATAGCAATATTAACAAGTTCTTCAATTGATGGAACTTCCATTACAAGAGCATTTTCACTACTTATTGGATTAAATTCTTTGTAGTTCTCTTCAATATTTAAAATATTGATAAGACTCTGTCTACTTGTATCGTATCTTTTTTCTGAGCTAATGATGCTAAGTTTAGCATTTGAAAGATTCACTTCTGCCTGCAAAAGTTCAGATTTTGTCAGAGACCCAAGCTCATATCTTAACTTTGTTTCTTCATATTGAGTCTGGTTGTACTTAATGTTTTCATTCTGAACTCCAACATCTTCTTTAGCTAGAAGAACATTATAGAAAGCACTTGTAATAGAAACTATAAGATTATCTTTCTGATCCTCTAAGTTTAACAAAGCATACTGTTCAGAAAGTTTTGAAATTTCATAACTGTCAAGAAGTTGTAGGCTTAGATTCCCTGTCAAAGTGAGAGCTAAAGCGTGATTTAATTTCGTTAATTCATTATTTTTATAGTCGGTATCACCAACTTTGACTTCAGTATTGGAATAGTTGTATCCAGCATTATAACTAGATCCAATATCGTAGAAATTACTTAGAGTGGATTTTGTACTCAATTGTGAATTTTGAAGTTCAAGATTTCTCTGGATAATATCGAGGTTCTTTTCCATACCAATTGCAATACATTCCTCTAGAGAGTAATCTTTTGCTATCAATGATATGATTAGGGTAAGGAATAAAACTATTATTTTCTTCATCGGAAACACCCCTTTAACTTAAAGCTTTTTTTACTAATTTATAATACTTTTTTCGAATATCATCAAGGATTATATACACTGAAGGTAATATTAATAAAGTTACCACTGTAGAAAAAAATAATCCTCCTGCAATTGCTCTTGCCATTGGGTAATATGGAGGTCCATCACCACCAATCTGTGTTTGAGCTATACAGAGCGGAAGCATAGAAAGTATTGTTGTTCCAGCTGTCATAAGGATAGGTCTGAATCTTTCACTTCCAGCCTTCATGATTGCATCTTTTCTGGAATAACCTTCGTTTATCAAGTGACTGATATATTCTATTAAAACTATACCATTATTAACAACGACACCAACTAGAATAAGAATTCCAATCCATCCCATGAATGAGAAGTCTGTTCCAGTAAGAAGAAAAGCCCACCAGACACCCACAATAGCAAAAATTATTGAAGACCAAATGGAGATCGGAAGAAGGAATGACTCAAATAAAGCAGCCATAATGAAATAGATTAAAGCTAAGGCAAGAAGTAAATTCTGTTGCAATGTTTGAACCCCATTATCCCAGTTATCAAAACTAGAACCAAAATCCCATTTGTAACCGTCAGGTAGTTTAAACTTTTCCATAGCATAAGTAATCAAATTTCTAGAATCCTCCTTAGATAATCCTTTTAATCCTATCTTAACTCCAAGAGATGTTTCTCTATTTTCCCTTGAAATTGTACCAGGTCCTCTACCGTATCTAAACTCTGCAAAATTATTTAGTTTGTAGAGATCTCCACGGCTATTATACAATGGAACCTCTTTTAAGTTTTCAATATTCTTAAGTTCTGAATCATCAAATTTCAAGTAAATATCAGTCTCGTTATCTCCAGTTCTCATTTTACTTACCGAGAATCCTCTCATCGCAGTAGAAACAGCTGAGGCAATAGATGAAGTAGTGAAACCATATTTATGAGCTTTTTCTCTATCAATTACTACATGTAACTCTTTTTCACCGCTTGTAGCTTCACTTTTGACATCCACTAAACCACTAAATCCAGAAAGATATTTTTCCACATCATTAGTTAACTCTATCAGAACCTGACTGGATTTACCAGTCAATCTTACCCTTAGATTATCGTCTTGATTACTGCTTCTCCACTCGAAAGATGGAGACCCCAGTGAAATTTTGGGAAGCTCTTTTTTTATCTCTTCCATAATCTCTTCCGAACTTTTCTCTCTATCCTCTTCATGCAGAATAATTGTTGATCTTGCATAGGAGGTGTTATAGAAGGTATAAACGTCACGGATCTCAAATTTATTTTTATTCTCTAAAAGATATTTTTCAACTTTGTCAACATCAGCTTCAACTTTATCTAATTTATAGTCTCCACTAATATTAAAAAATAGGTTTAACCTTGTTCCCATAGCATTTTCATCACCACTTTTCACAATATTAGCAGGAATAGCTACGCTTATCAAAATCCCAATAATTATAAATATTGAAGCGATATGATGATCTAAAAACCACTCTAACAGTCTTAAGTAAAAATTTCTGGCTTTATTTATTAGTTTACTATCTTTATAAGTAAATTCAAATTTAAACAAAGATGTAAAAACTGGAACCACTGTAAGTGAAATAATTAGTGATGCAGTTAATGCAATTACTAATGGTAATCCTACAAATTTTAGATAAATACTCACAATATTATCATCGTTTATAATATTTGGCAGAAAAACAATTATGGAAGTTGCAGTTCCAGCTGTAATAGCCAGAGCAATTTTTCCAGTTCCAACAATTGAAGCACTCTTACGATCCTTCATCTCGCTTTGATGTTTATGGATACTTTCCATCGCCACTACTGCATTATCCACGAGCATTCCTACAGCAAGCATCAGTCCCATCATCGAAAGAATATTTAAGCTCATATCCAGAAAATACATTACAACACCAGTTATAAGCATTGAGAAGGGAACAGATAAGATCACAATTACAGTATTAGTAATACTTCTTAAGAAAACATACAAAACCATTAACGCGAATAAGGCACCAACCATTCCAGAGTTTAACAATTCTCTAAGCGAAGATTTTATACCTTCACCTTGATTTTCCATGAGATATACGTCAATTCCCTCCATCTCTGGATTTTGATTTATTTCATCTATAGTTCTAATAATTCTAGAACAAACATCTACTGCATTAGCTTCTGAACTTTTTTTAACGGATAATCCAACTGCAAATTTTCCATTCAAGTGTCTTCCGTATTCAAGTTCAGGTGATTGATAAGTAACTTTAGCAATATCTGATATCTTTAAACTTGTACCGATAATTCTCAAATTTGCTATCTCATCTGGTGTAGTTAGCTTACTTTCAGATCTTATCATAAAAGTTGCATCATTAATTTTTAGCTTACCATTGGATATAGAAAAGTCATTTCTGCTTAATGTTGCAGAGACTTTAGAAATATCGATATTATGAGAAATTAACTTATCTGGAATTACTTCAACTTTTAAGGTTTTCTTTTCAACACCGTGCATCTCAACATCAGCCACACCAGGGATTCTTTCTAACGGTCTTTTAATACTTCTTTCTAGTAGATCATAAGCATTGGAAATATCCTTATTACTGGAAAGTCTAATTTCAAGGACAGGCATATCACTAGTATTAAATTTAAAAACATAGAATCTTTCAAAGTCGTCAGGCAGAAGGTGTTTTATTCCGTCCAATTTCTCTCGAGCTTCCATCGCTTTAATGTTTGCGTCTTCACCCCAATTAAATTCAAGTTGAATATTGGCATCATTTTGATTTGAATTGGATCTAATCTTTTTGATTCCACTTATCATTGATAGAACCTCTTCTGCAGGTCCTGTTATTTTCTTTTCTACCTCTTCTGGTGTTGAACCCTGATAAGGCAGATAGACAAATATAAATGGAACATCTATTGCTGGAAAAAATTCCATTGGTAATCTTGTAAAAGATATATAACCGATCACTACAAAAGAAAGCAGAGTCATCATCGTAGTTACCGGTCGTTTTACCGATAATTCAGTGAGTTTCATAGGCTGCTTTCCTGATTTATTATATCAAATTTCTTCCTGTCTATAAGTTTATAAACAACAGGAATTATTATAAGTGTTAAAAGAGTTGACATCACAAGACCACCAATAACTGTAACACCCATTGGAGCTCGCAGTTCAGCTCCCTCTCCTAATCCAATCGACATTGGAAGTAAACCAAGAACGGTGGTGAGAGTGGTCATTAGAATTGATCTCAACCTTCTAGAACCGCCCATAATGAGAGCTTCATCTTTTTCCATTCCTTCACTACGTAATTGATTAACAAGGTCAATCAACACAATTGCATTGTTTACTACAATTCCTGCAAGTAAAATTCCTCCAATGAAAACTACTACTGACAACGGATATCCAGTCAAATAAAGAGCGAGTACAGCTCCAATTAAAGCAAGTGGAATAGAAAATAGAATTACAAAAGGATGGATGAATGATTCAAATTGTGAAGCCATAACAAGATAAACTAAGAAAACTGCCATCAATAATGTGAATTTAAGTGATGAAAAGCTTGCTTCCATCTCTTCATTTTGACCAGCAATAGTAACACTTATACCTTCTGGAAAATCCATTTTTCTGACAATATTTTTCAATTTTTGGGCAGCACTACCAAGGTCACCACTAGAAATACCTGCTGAAATAATTGCAACCCTTTCCTGCTCTGTTCTTCTAATTTCAACCGGAGAATCACTTATCTCAATTGTGGCAATTGAACTTAAAGGAACCGGGGTTTTACTTTCGGGATTTATGATCATATTTTTAACATCTTCAACAGACTGAAACTCTTTTTCATCAGCTTTAACAATGATATCAATTTTACGATCTTTTTCGGTAAATTTCGTAGCAAGATTACCTTTAATGCGACCTGTAATTTTTGAAGCAACATTTTCAATATCAAGATTCATCGCAGCAGCTTTCTCACGGTCAAAGAAAACTTGAATTTCAGGTTGTCCTCTGTCTACTGTGGTCTTTACGTCCGCGAATTGTGGATCATTTTCCAAGATCTCCATAATATCCGCATTTGCTTTTTTTAGACTATTAATGTTGAAGCCTGAAATTTCAATTTCTAGAGGAGTTTTAAAGCTAAATAAAGCAGGTTTTGTAAATTTGTATTCCAATCCAGCTTTTCTGGAAAGTTCACTACGAACGCTCTCAATTACAAAATCCTCTTTATCCAAATATTCACTCTTTAAAACGAAGTTAATTTCACCTTTATTTTCTCCACCTTCTTCAGTTGATGATGTAAGAAGATTACCTGTTCCTGCAACAGAGTACATAGTTTTTATAAATTCATTATCTTTAAATTTATTCTGTATCTCTTTTATTACTTCATCTGTTTTAGCCAGAGGAGAACCAGCTGTCAATTTGATTTCTGCCTTAAATTCACCTTGTGTCATCTGAGGAATAAGCTCCATTCCCAGTTTAGGCACTAGACTTAAGCTTCCTAAAAACATCAATATTGCAAAAAATAGTACAACTACAGGATGATTCAGAGAGAATTTTAAAATTTTTGGATAAAGATTAGCTACAAAACCAAATAGTTTATCAAACACCATTAGGAATGGAGACATAATTATCTTCATTGATTTTGATAAAATCCTGAAGACTCTACTCACTAAAAAAACAATACCAAAAGGTACATATATAAATACAGTTTTGAAAATTATAAGTAATGAATATTTGTAAATTAGATAATACCATCTATTTTTCCCATTTTTTACAGCATCTTCTTCTATTATAGTTTCACTTTTCCTAACAATAGATGCAAGCATTGGAACTAATGTTAAAGATACTATCAATGATGCAACTAAAGAAAAGGTTACAGTCATAGCCTGATCTCTGAATAATTGGCCGGCAATTCCATCAACAAAAATTAGTGGGAAAAACACCGCTATCGTAGTCAGAGTTGATGCCGTAACAGCTGTACCAACTTCACGAGCTCCTTTAATTGCTGACTCAACTATTCCCATCCCATTTTCTCTATGACGTGAAATATTTTCAAGTACAACAATAGAGTTATCGAGAAGCATACCGATTCCCAGAGTAATACCACCCAAGGACATGATATTTAATGTTATATTATTTCCATACATTAAATTGAAAGTTGCAATTACTGAAACTGGAATAGAAAATGAAGTTACTAGAGTAATCCAGAAATTTTTCAAGAAGAAATAAAGTATGATGATTGCAAGTAGACCACCAATTATACCTGAGTTAATAACCTCATCTATAGAATTTTGGATAAAAATTGATTGGTCATATACTTTTTTAAATGTAGTTTTTTTTGGTAAAATTTTGTTAAGAGATTCGATTTTATAATTAACGAGTTTTGCAACATTTACTGCATTTGCATCCCCTTCTTTGTAGATAGCAATTTCAACAGATTCTCTACCATCAACTCTTGTAACGGCAGATCTATCCTTATAACTTTTTCTAATCTCTGCGACATCTCTAAGCTTTAAATTTTTACCTTCAAATGTACCTATTGAAATATCATTAATTTCATCTATTGTTTTAAATTCATTTATTGTTCTTACTAAAAGTCGTGTGCTACCTTCCTCCAGTTTTCCACCAGAGTAATTTATATTCTCATATGCCAACCTTGATGCGATCGTATTTACGTCAAGATTTAGTCTTGCTAATTTACCTTGATCAATCAAAACGTGAATCTCATCTTCGAGACCACCACTGATTTTAACTGATGCCACTCCATCTATAACTTCCAAAGCTTTTTTAATTTCTTCATCTGCAAAAATCCTCAATTTTTCGATGCTGACATCAGTGTCATTATCGTAAAAAAATCCATATCGCATGATAGGATCTAGTGAAGGATCATATTTTAGAATTGATGGCCTCTTTGAATCGGTTGGCAGAAAGAGCTGATCAATTTTCTCTCTTACCTCCAATCCAGCAAAATCCATATTCGTTCCCCATGCGAATTCTATTGTTACATCTGATTGTTCAGATCTAGAAATAGATGAAATTTTTCTTACATTTTTTACAACACCAAGGCTCTCTTCAATTGGTTTTGATATAAGATTCTCTACTTCAGCTGGTGCAGCTCCTGGATATTCTGTTCTGATGGTTAAAGTAGGATAAGTTAATTCTGGAAGTAAATTTATTCTAAGTCTTGTAAATGATACAGCTCCAAACATTAGAACTGCCAAAACAACCATAGTTACAGTTACTTTCCTCTTTATGGAAATACTAATAAGTTTCATATCAAATCCGTAATTTTTTATTTTTCCGTAGCATTGTCAATTTTAATAATCTCAATTTTAGTGCTATCTTTCAAACTGTTAACTCCAATAGTTACAATTTGATCGCCAACTTTAATGCCATCTAAAATCTCAATTTTTTCTGCAGTGGAGTATCCAGTTAAAACATTTGCCTTCAGAGCAAGAGAATCAGAAGCTATGAACACAGACTTCTCATCATCCTCATTTAAAAGAGCATTTTTTGGTATCAAAATAGTATTATCTCTCCGATCATACTCAATTTTTACTCTTGCAAACATACCCGGCTTTAAAATATTTTTTTTATCCTCAACTCTAATTTCTACTTTCGAAGTACCAGTTCTAGAATCGATAACAGGACTAATTGTGAAAATTTTACCTTTAAAAACTTTTTCACTTAAAGCGTCGAAACATACGTCAGCTTCAAGACCAATAGATAATTTACTTAGTTCAAGTTCTGGAACATCAATAGCAACTGTTAAAGTAGAAAAATCTTCTATCATAAACGCAGTAGATCCAGATGTTATCATGTTACCTAAATCAATAAGCTTGGAAGTAATTTTACCGTCAATGGAAGCTCTAATTTCAGTATTATTTTTAGCCCATTGAAGTTGATCGTAATTGTTTTTTGCAGTCTCATAAGCATATTTAATTTTCTCAAAAACTTCATCACTTATATATTTTCTGTCAAAAGATTCAGTGGCTCTTTGATAATCTCTAGTGGCTTTATCCATTTCAATCTCAGCAGATTTTAAATCTAGGATCTGTTTTTCGTTATCAAGCTCAGCTAAAAGTTGCCCCTCTTTAACGTTATCTCCTTCAGAAACAAAAATCTTTTGAACATAACCTGATGATTTAGCAACAACATTAGCTTTTCTGTCAGATTCCAATGTTGAAGAAGAGGAGTAATAGGCACTAATACTTCCTTTTCCAACAATATTTACTTCTACTGGAACCTTAAAACTTTTCTTCTTGTCATTATCGTCTTTTTTTTCATTACAACTCATCAGTAAAAATGATGATACTATTATCAATAAGTACATTCTTGTAAATCTCACAACTCCTCCGCAGATTTTAATGATTAACGTTCCTTTGACATTATATTTTTGTTAATAGTTGTCATTTTTGTGTCGATTTTACAATCGATGATGGAACTTCCTACTATAATATAAAATAATTAACGAATTTTAAGATAAATATCTTCTATTTTTTGTAACATGATTTTTTACAAAGTAAGGATGAGCTTTGGTCAATGTAAAATAATTTTGATAACCTGCTTTTTAAAAGCTTA
Above is a window of Candidatus Delongbacteria bacterium DNA encoding:
- a CDS encoding TolC family protein → MKKIIVLFLTLIISLIAKDYSLEECIAIGMEKNLDIIQRNLELQNSQLSTKSTLSNFYDIGSSYNAGYNYSNTEVKVGDTDYKNNELTKLNHALALTLTGNLSLQLLDSYEISKLSEQYALLNLEDQKDNLIVSITSAFYNVLLAKEDVGVQNENIKYNQTQYEETKLRYELGSLTKSELLQAEVNLSNAKLSIISSEKRYDTSRQSLINILNIEENYKEFNPISSENALVMEVPSIEELVNIAMENRIDIKNSSINLEQSNLSLKSEYHGYLPGLNGSLGLNYGDTYDMDTEENTNSYGTTASIGLRWDLSYSDFNKKDMKAVALKKSEVAHQQVISKAKNEVINSYLELMLQKENLESIDKHVELAKENLDLANEMFRLGNKTITDQIKAVNDYISAKYKKIEARYNYMIDYAKLVNSVGKKF
- a CDS encoding efflux RND transporter permease subunit, with protein sequence MKLTELSVKRPVTTMMTLLSFVVIGYISFTRLPMEFFPAIDVPFIFVYLPYQGSTPEEVEKKITGPAEEVLSMISGIKKIRSNSNQNDANIQLEFNWGEDANIKAMEAREKLDGIKHLLPDDFERFYVFKFNTSDMPVLEIRLSSNKDISNAYDLLERSIKRPLERIPGVADVEMHGVEKKTLKVEVIPDKLISHNIDISKVSATLSRNDFSISNGKLKINDATFMIRSESKLTTPDEIANLRIIGTSLKISDIAKVTYQSPELEYGRHLNGKFAVGLSVKKSSEANAVDVCSRIIRTIDEINQNPEMEGIDVYLMENQGEGIKSSLRELLNSGMVGALFALMVLYVFLRSITNTVIVILSVPFSMLITGVVMYFLDMSLNILSMMGLMLAVGMLVDNAVVAMESIHKHQSEMKDRKSASIVGTGKIALAITAGTATSIIVFLPNIINDDNIVSIYLKFVGLPLVIALTASLIISLTVVPVFTSLFKFEFTYKDSKLINKARNFYLRLLEWFLDHHIASIFIIIGILISVAIPANIVKSGDENAMGTRLNLFFNISGDYKLDKVEADVDKVEKYLLENKNKFEIRDVYTFYNTSYARSTIILHEEDREKSSEEIMEEIKKELPKISLGSPSFEWRSSNQDDNLRVRLTGKSSQVLIELTNDVEKYLSGFSGLVDVKSEATSGEKELHVVIDREKAHKYGFTTSSIASAVSTAMRGFSVSKMRTGDNETDIYLKFDDSELKNIENLKEVPLYNSRGDLYKLNNFAEFRYGRGPGTISRENRETSLGVKIGLKGLSKEDSRNLITYAMEKFKLPDGYKWDFGSSFDNWDNGVQTLQQNLLLALALIYFIMAALFESFLLPISIWSSIIFAIVGVWWAFLLTGTDFSFMGWIGILILVGVVVNNGIVLIEYISHLINEGYSRKDAIMKAGSERFRPILMTAGTTILSMLPLCIAQTQIGGDGPPYYPMARAIAGGLFFSTVVTLLILPSVYIILDDIRKKYYKLVKKALS
- a CDS encoding efflux RND transporter permease subunit, with amino-acid sequence MKLISISIKRKVTVTMVVLAVLMFGAVSFTRLRINLLPELTYPTLTIRTEYPGAAPAEVENLISKPIEESLGVVKNVRKISSISRSEQSDVTIEFAWGTNMDFAGLEVREKIDQLFLPTDSKRPSILKYDPSLDPIMRYGFFYDNDTDVSIEKLRIFADEEIKKALEVIDGVASVKISGGLEDEIHVLIDQGKLARLNLDVNTIASRLAYENINYSGGKLEEGSTRLLVRTINEFKTIDEINDISIGTFEGKNLKLRDVAEIRKSYKDRSAVTRVDGRESVEIAIYKEGDANAVNVAKLVNYKIESLNKILPKKTTFKKVYDQSIFIQNSIDEVINSGIIGGLLAIIILYFFLKNFWITLVTSFSIPVSVIATFNLMYGNNITLNIMSLGGITLGIGMLLDNSIVVLENISRHRENGMGIVESAIKGAREVGTAVTASTLTTIAVFFPLIFVDGIAGQLFRDQAMTVTFSLVASLIVSLTLVPMLASIVRKSETIIEEDAVKNGKNRWYYLIYKYSLLIIFKTVFIYVPFGIVFLVSRVFRILSKSMKIIMSPFLMVFDKLFGFVANLYPKILKFSLNHPVVVLFFAILMFLGSLSLVPKLGMELIPQMTQGEFKAEIKLTAGSPLAKTDEVIKEIQNKFKDNEFIKTMYSVAGTGNLLTSSTEEGGENKGEINFVLKSEYLDKEDFVIESVRSELSRKAGLEYKFTKPALFSFKTPLEIEISGFNINSLKKANADIMEILENDPQFADVKTTVDRGQPEIQVFFDREKAAAMNLDIENVASKITGRIKGNLATKFTEKDRKIDIIVKADEKEFQSVEDVKNMIINPESKTPVPLSSIATIEISDSPVEIRRTEQERVAIISAGISSGDLGSAAQKLKNIVRKMDFPEGISVTIAGQNEEMEASFSSLKFTLLMAVFLVYLVMASQFESFIHPFVILFSIPLALIGAVLALYLTGYPLSVVVFIGGILLAGIVVNNAIVLIDLVNQLRSEGMEKDEALIMGGSRRLRSILMTTLTTVLGLLPMSIGLGEGAELRAPMGVTVIGGLVMSTLLTLIIIPVVYKLIDRKKFDIINQESSL
- a CDS encoding efflux RND transporter periplasmic adaptor subunit, which translates into the protein MRFTRMYLLIIVSSFLLMSCNEKKDDNDKKKSFKVPVEVNIVGKGSISAYYSSSSTLESDRKANVVAKSSGYVQKIFVSEGDNVKEGQLLAELDNEKQILDLKSAEIEMDKATRDYQRATESFDRKYISDEVFEKIKYAYETAKNNYDQLQWAKNNTEIRASIDGKITSKLIDLGNMITSGSTAFMIEDFSTLTVAIDVPELELSKLSIGLEADVCFDALSEKVFKGKIFTISPVIDSRTGTSKVEIRVEDKKNILKPGMFARVKIEYDRRDNTILIPKNALLNEDDEKSVFIASDSLALKANVLTGYSTAEKIEILDGIKVGDQIVTIGVNSLKDSTKIEIIKIDNATEK